One region of Dysidea avara chromosome 1, odDysAvar1.4, whole genome shotgun sequence genomic DNA includes:
- the LOC136257259 gene encoding uncharacterized protein: protein MIGQDVDPVSNPNMTLLQQKSRRKNKEWPSGRKPPRLKDHHPTQEIKKDKAEGFEETNTDGQGFVTIKEECTEKKSCPMKRKYQNNASSDGENLLHVPKKKVKEEAISRGTCTKSPIHSATNKED from the exons ATGATTGGACAAGATGTTGACCCAGTTTCTAATCCAAACATGACCTTGCTGCAGCAGAAAAGCAGAAGAAAGAATAAAGAGTGGCCATCTGGAAGGAAACCACCTAGATTAAAAGACCATCATCCTACACAGGAAATAAAAAAAG ATAAAGCAGAGGGTTTTGAAGAAACTAACACTGACGGCCAAGGTTTTGTTACTATTAAGGAAGAAT GCACAGAGAAGAAATCTTGTCCCATGAAAAGAAAGTACCAAAACA ATGCTAGTAGTGATGGAGAAAACCTGCTGCATGTTCCTAAAAAGAAAGTCAAAG AGGAAGCCATTTCAAGAGGCACATGTACAAAGTCACCCATTCactctgctacaaacaaagaagaCTAG